A stretch of the Nicotiana tabacum cultivar K326 chromosome 6, ASM71507v2, whole genome shotgun sequence genome encodes the following:
- the LOC142181966 gene encoding uncharacterized protein LOC142181966, protein MDLDFALTEQKPAEPMTTSTANEKVKYEKWMKANKLSLMIMKRSISDHIKGAIKDNGNAKDFLSAIGQKFLETDKAEIGSLIYSLSTIKYDLVGSVRDHIMKLDKWNVDELITVYVVEEGRIQKENVEGVVNFVSSSRSAAYPSYKRKGGPKFHKRKHGQSHHPGGNSSHTNKPSINQGESHNPLGPQAVIKKEIMFWDCKQVGHKKAGCPLKKKSGNLLAFVCFETSLVHVSLNSWWLDSGATVHVTNDLQDLVSRRKPKEDETSVVVGNGLKAKKLVSVSLLDKAGYSFQQSNGIIKISYDSHAVADAFLSDGLYRLNVLNETFSAIHVENIAHKRSAMSKTSYLLWHRRLGHISKERIERLVKENILPVLDPKDFETCVDCVKGKMTKVKRKGSTRSSELLEIIHTDISRPYVPTFTNHRFFCPGRGTRIVESIAKFLEHDVCDCDCLCGKEIVLKEKEVIVPVPVVHEKVVNQPIHEGENQGNNDADPIVPEQNVHHEPLRRSQRERKSAISDDFIVYVTGKLSDTEELVDPLSYAQAISSPFVDKWCEAMKDEMRSMEYNRVWELVELPVGFRPIGCKWVFKTKRDSKGNIDHYKARVVVALVAHFNLELYQMDVKTTFLNGSLLEEVYMVQPEGFKKAASFVLGIEIKRDRSHGLLGLSQRSYIESVLKTFNMQDYRTGVAPVVKGDKLSKDQCPKNKVEMRTMKDVPYASVVGCLMSIQVRTSPDIAFAVNMLGRFSSNPGWTHWLAAKKVMRIYVG, encoded by the exons ATGGACCTGGACTTTGCATTGACTGAACAAAAACCTGCTGAACCTATGACTACTAGCACTGCTAATGAAAAGGTTAAGTATGAGAAATGGATGAAGGCTAATAAATTGAGCCTTATGATCATGAAGAGATCCATTTCTGATCACATAAAGGGTGCAATTAAGGATAATGGAAATGCAAAAGATTTTCTGAGTGCCATTGGACAGAAATTCCTAGAAACTGACAAAGCTGAGATAGGTAGTCTGATTTATTCCTTGTCCACCATTAAGTATGACCTTGTAGGTAGTGTCCGTGATCATATTATGAAATTG GATAAGTGGAATGTTGATGAGCTTATTACTGTTTATGTGGTAGAGGAAGGGAGGATCCAAAAGGAGAATGTTGAGGGTGTAGTAAACTTTGTTAGTTCATCTAGGTCAGCTGCTTATCCCTCTTATAAAAGAAAAGGTGGCCCCAAATTTCACAAAAGGAAACATGGTCAGTCTCATCATCCAGGTGGTAATAGTAGTCATACTAATAAGCCTAGTATTAATCAAGGTGAGTCTCATAATCCTCTTGGTCCTCAAGCTGTAATTAAGAAAGAAATCATGTTCTGGGATTGCAAACAAGTAGGTCATAAGAAAGCTGGTTGTCCTCTGAAAAAGAAATCAGGTAATCTTTTGGCTTTTGTCTGCTTTGAAACTAGTCTTGTTCATGTTTCTTTAAATTCTTGGTGGTTGGATAGTGGTGCAACTGTTCATGTAACCAATGACTTGCAGGATCTAGTAAGTAGACGGAAGCCAAAAGAGGATGAAACCAGTGTTGTTGTGGGCAATGGGCTCAAAGCAAAA AAATTAGTTTCGGTTTCTCTTTTGGACAAAGCTGGTTATTCATTTCAACAAAGTAATGGTATTATTAAAATTTCCTATGATTCACATGCTGTTGCTGATGCCTTTTTAAGTGATGGTCTATATCGCTTGAATGTATTGAATGAAACTTTTTCTGCAATACATGTTGAAAATATTGCCCACAAAAGGTCTGCTATGAGTAAAACATCTTACCTATTATGGCATAGGCGTCTTGGTCATATTTCTAAAGAAAGAATTGAACGattggtaaaggaaaatattttacctGTTCTTGATCCAAAAGATTTCGAAACTTGCGTGGATTGTGTTAAGGGTAAAATGACCAAGGTCAAGAGAAAGGGTTCCACTAGGAGCTCTGAACTCTTAGAAATTATTCATACTGATATTAGTAGACCTTATGTACCTACTTTCACTAATCATag GTTTTTCTGTCCTGGGCGTGGCACTAGAATCGTTGAGTCTATTGCAAAATTTCTTGAGCATGAtgtttgtgattgtgattgtttATGTGGTAAGGAAATTGTATTGAAAGAGAAGGAAGTCATTGTCCCTGTTCCTGTTGTACATGAAAAGGTGGTAAACCAACCTATTCATGAGGGGGAGAATCAAGGAAACAACGATGCAGATCCCATAGTTCCCGAGCAAAATGTTCACCATGAACCACTCCGTAGGTCACAAAGAGAAAGAAAGTCTGCTATCTCTGATGATTTTATCGTGTATGTGACTGGAAAGCTTAGTGATACCGAAGAGCTGGTCGATCCTTTATCATATGCTCAAGCTATTTCCTCTCCATTTGTTGATAAATGGTGCGAGGCAATGAAAGATGAAATGCGCTCCATGGAATACAATAGAGTGTGGGAGTTAGTTGAATTGCCTGTAGGATTTAGGCCTATTGGTTGCAAATGGGTGTTTAAAACTAAAAGAGACTCCAAGGGAAACATAGACCATTATAAAGCAAG AGTTGTGGTGGCTCTTGTGGCCCATTTTAATCTAGAGTTATACCAGATGGATGTTAAAACTACTTTCCTGAATGGGAGTCTTCTTGAAGAAGTTTACATGGTTCAACCTGAAGGGTTTAAAAAAGCTG CCTCTTTTGTTCTTGGGATAGAAATTAAAAGAGACAGGTCACATGGTTTATTAGGTTTATCACAGCGTTCCTACATTGAGAGTGTTCTTAAAACTTTCAATATGCAAGACTATAGAACTGGTGTTGCACCTGTTGTAAAAGGGGATAAACTTAGTAAAGATCAATGTccgaaaaataaagttgaaatgaGAACCATGAAAGATGTGCCATATGCAAGTGTTGTTGGTTGTTTGATGTCCATACAGGTTCGTACAAGTCCTGATATTGCATTTGCTGTTAACATGTTGGGAAGATTTTCTTCTAATCCTGGGTGGACACATTGGCTGGCTGCAAAGAAAGTAATGAGAATCTATGTTGGTTGA